One window from the genome of Yarrowia lipolytica chromosome 1B, complete sequence encodes:
- a CDS encoding uncharacterized protein (Compare to YALI0B22132g, weakly similar to uniprot|Q8X095 Neurospora crassa Conserved hypothetical protein, similar to Saccharomyces cerevisiae WSS1 (YHR134W); ancestral locus Anc_2.107), which translates to MNLTLSFKGKSTPLTDLPEDLTLADLQAELDLTTGVPPKNQKVFLGKKGLVKISDKNSSDHVFKLIPDGSKVMLIGSTISALGKLEEMETSAAQEAAKLKARQRRDRELYRRKTGRNTPPPAPSEYCFDKIVPLDWLPEKERALELLTRLSKDRGVIAVLQKYKWRIGVLTELDPASNTNSDHQGTERLLGLNRNKGQVIELRLRTDNYQGWRNYYNVRNVLCHELAHNVYSDHDDQFWRLCKLLEKEVVELDPFGKEGNTVGGTAVSTTSGPYQEWLEMDSDEDVGDSGGWHGGTYVLGRGRNEVQQEKEDKNKSIRELLQRAAERRQQEKEKEGEKKK; encoded by the coding sequence atgaACCTCACACTCTCATTCAAGGGCAAAAGTACGCCTCTGACAGATCTCCCTGAGGATCTCACACTGGCCGATCTACAGGCGGAACTGGATCTCACGACAGGCGTGCCACCCAAGAACCAAAAGGTTTTTTTGGGCAAGAAGGGTCTGGTCAAAATCAGCGACAAAAACAGCTCGGATCACGTGTTCAAGCTGATTCCAGACGGATCCAAAGTCATGTTGATTGGATCGACGATTTCGGCGCTTGGAAAACtcgaggagatggaaacCAGTGCTGCTCAGGAGGCCGCCAAGCTGAAGGCGCGACAGCGGCGAGATCGGGAGCTATACCGACGGAAAACCGGCAGAAATACACCCCCTCCAGCTCCCTCAGAGTACTGTTTCGATAAGATTGTGCCTTTGGACTGGCTTCCCGAAAAGGAGCGTGccctggagctgctgacaCGTCTGAGCAAGGACAGGGGTGTGATTGCAGTGCTgcaaaagtacaagtggcGAATTGGTGTTCTCACAGAACTTGATCCGGCTTCAAACACCAACAGTGATCATCAGGGAACAGAGAGATTGCTGGGGTTGAACAGAAACAAGGGCCAGGTGATTGAATTGCGGCTACGAACAGATAATTACCAGGGATGGAGAAACTACTACAACGTGCGAAACGTCTTGTGTCACGAGCTAGCTCACAATGTGTACAGTGATCATGATGACCAATTTTGGCGGCTTTGCaagcttctggagaaggaggttgttgagcttgacCCCTTTGGCAAGGAGGGAAACACTGTGGGAGGTACTGCTGTCTCCACAACATCTGGACCGTACCAAGAGTGGCTGGAAATGGACTCTGATGAGGACGTTGGGGACTCTGGAGGCTGGCACGGAGGCACATATGTTCTTGGACGAGGACGCAACGAGGTACAGCAGGAaaaggaggacaagaacaagagcATCCGAGAGCTGTTGCAGCGAGCTGCTGAGAGAAggcagcaggagaaggagaaggaaggggagaagaagaagtag
- a CDS encoding uncharacterized protein (Compare to YALI0B22154g, similar to uniprot|P17608 Schizosaccharomyces pombe GTP- binding protein ryh1) has translation MHTERRFELPKSEAKTRNKSHKPATFATRQTTKMTETGQIQKFKLVIVGEQSVGKTSLITRIMYDKFDQNYEATIGIQFLSKPMYLPDRTIRLQLWDTAGQERFRSLVPAYIRDSHIAIVVYAIDSRKSFVDVDKWIEDVKAERGNQVVLMLVGNKSDLEESREVTTEEGQEKAKQYDALFLETSAKAGHNVKSILNKVASELPGLETALKTDQSELIDVNITNEPEQDSCSC, from the exons ATGCA CACAGAACGGCGATTTGAGCTACCGAAAAGCGAAGCAAAGACACGAAACAAGTCACACAAACCCGCGACTTTTGCCACCCGACA AACCACTAAGATGACCGAAACAGGACAAATCCAAAAGTTCAAACTTGTCATTGTGGGCGAGCAGAGTGTGGGAAAAACGTCGCTGATCACGCGAATCATGTACGACAAGTTTGACCAGAACTACGAGGCAACCATCGGCATCCAGTTTCTGTCCAAACCCATGTATCTGCCCGATCGAACCATCCGGCTGCAGTTATGGGACACTGCGGGCCAGGAGCGGTTCCGATCTCTGGTGCCAGCATACATCCGAGATAGTCACATTGCCATTGTTGTGTACGCCATCGACTCGCGCAAGTCGTTTGTGGACGTGGACAAGTGGATTGAGGACgtcaaggccgagcgaGGAAATCAAGTGGTGCTCATGCTAGTTGGAAACAAGAGcgatctggaggagtcaCGAGAGGTGACGACCGAGGAGGGACAGGAAAAGGCCAAGCAGTACGACGcgctgtttctggagaCGTCGGCCAAGGCTGGCCACAATGTCAAGTCGATTCTCAACAAGGTGGCGTCCGAGCTGCCCGGTCTCGAGACGGCTCTCAAGACCGACCAGAGCGAGCTGATTGACGTGAATATTACAAACGAGCCTGAGCAGGACAGCTGCTCGTGTTAG